In a genomic window of Lepisosteus oculatus isolate fLepOcu1 chromosome 3, fLepOcu1.hap2, whole genome shotgun sequence:
- the gltpd2a gene encoding ceramide-1-phosphate transfer protein isoform X1: MACHLAIGWRGRQLLALGIAALLLFIGSAWLPETRLQDCSAFWPCMSLYNTAVDGSLNPEAGSPVSSVGSSQPIPQCPDQRFQMSRVVREFTDAVTEDQDVLLEHYLSGWEELVKFMEALGSVLGFISQDVTGKIGVVRELALGGSDRASGDAYRTLRSMIRMELARGIVNFRVKTASGCRTVLVLNRALKWLELFLEKLGRDKRRSPSELCREAYLQALARHHSWLMQRAAELAFLAVPERPEFLHIVCARDERGVARVLGSALPAIGRVYNLTRDTLAEHNMLNLP, from the exons ATGGCATGTCACTTGGCGATTGGCTGGCGCGGGCGGCAGCTCCTGGCCCTGGGCATCGCTGCCCTCCTGCTCTTCATCGGCTCGGCCTGGCTCC CAGAGACGAGGCTGCAGGACTGCTCTGCATTCTGGCCCTGTATGAGCCTTTACAACACTGCTGTTGATGGGAGCCTCAATCCTGAG GCTGgcagtccagtgtccagtgttggtagctcacagcccaTTCCTCAGTGTCCAGATCAGAGGTTCCAGATGAGCCGGGTGGTGAGGGAGTTCACTGACGCTGTGACCGAGGACCAAGACGTGCTGCTGGAGCACTACCTGTCCGGCTGGGAGGAGCTGGTCAA GTTCATGGAGGCACTGGGCTCCGTGTTGGGCTTCATCTCCCAGGATGTGACTGGGAAGATTGGAGTGGTCCGAGAGCTGGCCCTGGGGGGCTCGGATCGCGCCAGTGGCGATGCCTACCGCACCCTGCGCTCCATGATCCGGATGGAGCTCGCCCGAGGGATTGTGAACTTCCGGGTGAAGACCGCCTCCGGCTGCCGGACCGTGCTGGTGCTGAACCGGGCCCTGAAGTGGCTGGAGCTCTTCCTGGAGAAGCTGGGCCGGGACAAGCGCCGCAGCCCGTCGGAGCTGTGCCGCGAGGCCTACCTGCAGGCCCTGGCGCGCCACCACAGCTGGCTGATGCAGCGGGCGGCCGAGCTGGCCTTCCTGGCCGTGCCCGAGCGCCCCGAGTTCCTGCACATCGTGTGCGCGCGCGACGAGCGGGGCGTGGCCAGGGTGCTGGGCAGTGCCCTGCCGGCCATCGGGCGGGTCTACAACCTGACTAGGGACACGCTGGCGGAGCACAACATGCTGAACCTGCCCTag
- the gltpd2a gene encoding ceramide-1-phosphate transfer protein isoform X2, with protein sequence MACHLAIGWRGRQLLALGIAALLLFIGSAWLQTRLQDCSAFWPCMSLYNTAVDGSLNPEAGSPVSSVGSSQPIPQCPDQRFQMSRVVREFTDAVTEDQDVLLEHYLSGWEELVKFMEALGSVLGFISQDVTGKIGVVRELALGGSDRASGDAYRTLRSMIRMELARGIVNFRVKTASGCRTVLVLNRALKWLELFLEKLGRDKRRSPSELCREAYLQALARHHSWLMQRAAELAFLAVPERPEFLHIVCARDERGVARVLGSALPAIGRVYNLTRDTLAEHNMLNLP encoded by the exons ATGGCATGTCACTTGGCGATTGGCTGGCGCGGGCGGCAGCTCCTGGCCCTGGGCATCGCTGCCCTCCTGCTCTTCATCGGCTCGGCCTGGCTCC AGACGAGGCTGCAGGACTGCTCTGCATTCTGGCCCTGTATGAGCCTTTACAACACTGCTGTTGATGGGAGCCTCAATCCTGAG GCTGgcagtccagtgtccagtgttggtagctcacagcccaTTCCTCAGTGTCCAGATCAGAGGTTCCAGATGAGCCGGGTGGTGAGGGAGTTCACTGACGCTGTGACCGAGGACCAAGACGTGCTGCTGGAGCACTACCTGTCCGGCTGGGAGGAGCTGGTCAA GTTCATGGAGGCACTGGGCTCCGTGTTGGGCTTCATCTCCCAGGATGTGACTGGGAAGATTGGAGTGGTCCGAGAGCTGGCCCTGGGGGGCTCGGATCGCGCCAGTGGCGATGCCTACCGCACCCTGCGCTCCATGATCCGGATGGAGCTCGCCCGAGGGATTGTGAACTTCCGGGTGAAGACCGCCTCCGGCTGCCGGACCGTGCTGGTGCTGAACCGGGCCCTGAAGTGGCTGGAGCTCTTCCTGGAGAAGCTGGGCCGGGACAAGCGCCGCAGCCCGTCGGAGCTGTGCCGCGAGGCCTACCTGCAGGCCCTGGCGCGCCACCACAGCTGGCTGATGCAGCGGGCGGCCGAGCTGGCCTTCCTGGCCGTGCCCGAGCGCCCCGAGTTCCTGCACATCGTGTGCGCGCGCGACGAGCGGGGCGTGGCCAGGGTGCTGGGCAGTGCCCTGCCGGCCATCGGGCGGGTCTACAACCTGACTAGGGACACGCTGGCGGAGCACAACATGCTGAACCTGCCCTag
- the LOC107076566 gene encoding espin-like isoform X1: MHRHSSRCVWRPVCSLWTGGSIRPPRDQEPPGMDPQNSEDAPCRRPEVLIIPMTPRLCSTTDNPLVSPLTSGTPTSPTGPLSPLSPTSPQAGSPSKDRCLSLSSPELLSELKTGRTLRHVSHSSGLTRVFSGRGRANRPLSPDFFPPTTAPPPASPPGIANGRRGEAGSMPLPNGMGN; the protein is encoded by the exons ATGCACAGGCACAGCAGCAGGTGTGTCTGGAG GCCAGTCTGCAGTCTGTGGACAGGAGGGTCCATCAGGCCACCCAGGGACCAGGAGCCCCCAGGAATGGATCCCCAG AACTCAGAGGACGCCCCCTGTAGGCGACCTGAGGTTCTTATTATCCCGATGACCCCCAGACTCTGTTCCACCACGGATAACCCCCTGGTCTCACCCCTGACCTCCGGCACTCCAACATCGCCGACAGGGCCCTTATCGCCCCTGTCACCTACCTCCCCACAGGCGGGCTCCCCCAGTAAAGACA ggtgtctctctctcagcagcCCTGAGTTGCTGTCGGAGCTGAAGACTGGTCGGACTCTCAGACACGTTTCCCACAGCAGTGGACTGACCAGAGTGTTTTCTGGCCGCGGTCGAGCG AATCGCCCCCTGAGCCCCGACTTCTTCCCGCCCACCACAGCACCGCCACCTGCTTCGCCTCCTGGGATAGCCAatgggaggagaggagaggcgGGCAGCATGCCTCTACCCAACGGGATGGGGAACTGA
- the LOC107076566 gene encoding espin-like isoform X2, producing MDPQNSEDAPCRRPEVLIIPMTPRLCSTTDNPLVSPLTSGTPTSPTGPLSPLSPTSPQAGSPSKDRCLSLSSPELLSELKTGRTLRHVSHSSGLTRVFSGRGRANRPLSPDFFPPTTAPPPASPPGIANGRRGEAGSMPLPNGMGN from the exons ATGGATCCCCAG AACTCAGAGGACGCCCCCTGTAGGCGACCTGAGGTTCTTATTATCCCGATGACCCCCAGACTCTGTTCCACCACGGATAACCCCCTGGTCTCACCCCTGACCTCCGGCACTCCAACATCGCCGACAGGGCCCTTATCGCCCCTGTCACCTACCTCCCCACAGGCGGGCTCCCCCAGTAAAGACA ggtgtctctctctcagcagcCCTGAGTTGCTGTCGGAGCTGAAGACTGGTCGGACTCTCAGACACGTTTCCCACAGCAGTGGACTGACCAGAGTGTTTTCTGGCCGCGGTCGAGCG AATCGCCCCCTGAGCCCCGACTTCTTCCCGCCCACCACAGCACCGCCACCTGCTTCGCCTCCTGGGATAGCCAatgggaggagaggagaggcgGGCAGCATGCCTCTACCCAACGGGATGGGGAACTGA